A portion of the Acidisarcina polymorpha genome contains these proteins:
- a CDS encoding cupin domain-containing protein: MNSNQPTHSKWSEIEPEQLNPLIGRQFVVGNQLMLARILLKEGAVVPLHHHHNEQLSYILEGALKFLLDGREVVVRAGEVLCIPPNVPHEAVALEDTIDIDVFTPPRQDWIDGEDAYLRQQSDRRRD; the protein is encoded by the coding sequence ATGAATAGCAATCAACCGACTCACTCCAAATGGAGTGAGATTGAGCCCGAGCAACTCAACCCGCTCATTGGCCGTCAATTTGTGGTTGGCAATCAGCTTATGCTTGCCCGCATCCTGTTGAAAGAAGGCGCGGTGGTTCCGCTTCATCACCACCACAATGAGCAGCTCAGCTACATCCTGGAAGGAGCGCTAAAGTTCCTCCTCGACGGCCGCGAGGTTGTCGTTCGAGCCGGCGAGGTCCTTTGCATACCACCCAACGTTCCGCATGAGGCAGTCGCCCTCGAAGACACTATCGATATCGACGTCTTCACCCCGCCTAGGCAGGACTGGATCGATGGCGAGGATGCCTATCTTCGCCAGCAAAGCGACCGCCGACGGGATTGA